A genome region from Mercenaria mercenaria strain notata chromosome 11, MADL_Memer_1, whole genome shotgun sequence includes the following:
- the LOC123531855 gene encoding uncharacterized protein DDB_G0284459-like: MLGTLDPSKKPDWKKHLPSLVYAYNCTKHESTKFSPFQLMFGRTPKLPIDSVFETANEEITKQTTTEYVEELQKRLETSREIVNCFANRSRERQKEHYDKRAEASKINVGDKVLAKILAYEGRNKIADKFEEQPYIVTGQPNSDIPVYEVTSKNGTTKVLHRNKLLLIGITDSDTNKSNKEEKNKKDDSSVKPISKPRKRLSKEAAAERDKVIEITEKEGTGRTETDSESEDSDIEFVSPTNHGRDAYMSEKKDEDVETLEIEESAADETNTVVGETEVLIDDLEIEDASGQTDNIATDVISTEDEETERKRLDKAEGGTDIVVHKPEDGNTDTKQTKKQKQKQKIDLKKPPKPPPRRPQRTLKKPEWMKDYHMNQITCRTLDNRTDALNQLLESGILNTVSTDIANRLWEAVMK, encoded by the coding sequence ATGTTAGGAACGTTAGATCCCAGTAAGAAGCCAGACTGGAAAAAGCACTTACCATCTCTTGTTTACGCGTACAACTGTACTAAACATGAAAGTACcaaattttccccttttcaaCTTATGTTTGGACGAACACCAAAATTACCAATAGATTCTGTTTTTGAAACTGCCAACGAAGAAATTACGAAACAAACGACAACTGAATATGTAGAAGAACTTCAAAAACGACTCGAGACATCAAGAGAAATAGTGAATTGCTTTGCAAACAGATCTCGTGAAAGACAAAAGGAACACTATGACAAGCGTGCAGAGGCTTCAAAGATTAACGTAGGAGACAAAGTCCTTGCTAAAATACTAGCATATGAAGGTCGTAACAAAATTGCAGACAAGTTTGAAGAACAACCGTACATAGTAACAGGTCAACCAAATTCAGATATTCCCGTTTATGAAGTTACATCAAAAAATGGAACAACAAAAGTGCTACATAGAAATAAGCTACTACTCATTGGAATCACAGACAGTGATACCAATAAGAGTAACAAAGAAGAAAAGAATAAGAAAGATGATAGTAGTGTAAAGCCTATTTCTAAGCCTAGGAAAAGACTATCAAAAGAAGCAGCTGCTGAAAGAGATAAAGTGATTGAGATAACAGAAAAAGAGGGTACTGGTAGAACAGAAACAGACAGTGAGTCTGAAGATTCAGATATTGAGTTTGTGTCACCCACAAATCATGGTAGGGACGCCTACATGTCTGAAAAGAAAGATGAAGATGTAGAAACATTAGAAATAGAAGAAAGTGCAGCAGATGAAACAAACACTGTTGTAGGAGAAACAGAGGTTCTTATTGACGATTTAGAAATAGAGGATGCTAGTGGTCAGACAGACAACATAGCAACAGATGTAATTTCGACAGAAGAtgaagaaacagaaagaaaacgaTTAGATAAAGCAGAAGGAGGGACAGACATAGTAGTACATAAGCCAGAAGACGGGAATACTGACactaaacaaacaaagaaacaaaaacagaaacagaaaattGACTTAAAGAAACCACCAAAGCCACCTCCAAGAAGACCTCAAAGAACACTTAAAAAGCCTGAATGGATGAAAGACTATCACATGAATCAGATCACTTGTAGAACTCTTGATAATAGAACAGATGCTTTAAACCAACTACTCGAATCAGGGATTTTAAATACTGTCAGTACGGATATAGCAAACAGATTATGGGAAGCAGTGATGAAATAA